The following coding sequences lie in one Candidatus Nitrospira allomarina genomic window:
- a CDS encoding heavy metal translocating P-type ATPase: MAQESHTPKDKPRRRELSMAKVAQVKDPVCGMMVDPLTAAGKFEHAGAMYYFCNPRCQDKFSHDPDGYLTGKHQQSMDTENAKPGTTYICPMCPGVESSKPAACPKCGMALEPDMAVAPATRTEYVCPMHPEVVQDQPGSCPKCGMALEPREITLEEEDNPELKDMTRRFWIGLVLAFPVFILAMSEMIPGQPLQNILPPSVLSWVQWALATPVVLWCGWPFFQRAWASLVNRSLNMFTLIALGTGTAYVYSTVATIAPQIFPASFRGEGGEVAVYFEAAAVITVLVLLGQVLELRARSQTGSAIKALLGLAPKTARRILENGEEEDVPLDSVHPGDKLRIRPGEKIPIDGVILEGQSAVDESMITGESIPVEKRAEAQVTGGTVNGTGTLVMRVERVGRDTVLAQIVRMVSEAQRSRAPIQRMADLVAGYFVPIVVGIAALTFLIWAFFGPEPRMAHALVNAVAVLIIACPCALGLATPMSIMVGTGRGATAGVLMKNAEALEQLEKVDTLVVDKTGTLTEGKPKLMSVVSHTDMPEEDLLRLVASLERNSEHPLASAIVNGAKDKGLELWKTQDFQSKTGKGVTGTVQDRNMALGTRKFLEEEFHVKPETFGPLADKAEDLRRDGQTVMFVAIENQIAGLIGVADPIKSSTSEAIRLLHEEGIQVVMVSGDHQQTAQAVAKKLDIDEVKAEVLPEQKSQIVKQLQAEGKTVAMAGDGINDAPALAQAHVGIAMGTGTDVAMESAGITLVKGDLRGIARARKLSQATMRNIRQNLFFAFFYNAVGVPIAAGILYPAFGILLSPMIAAAAMTFSSVSVITNALRLRTTTL; the protein is encoded by the coding sequence ATGGCACAAGAATCTCATACTCCCAAGGATAAGCCCCGGCGACGGGAATTAAGCATGGCCAAGGTCGCGCAGGTGAAAGACCCTGTCTGCGGCATGATGGTTGATCCGCTTACCGCTGCCGGAAAATTCGAGCATGCGGGAGCCATGTATTACTTCTGCAATCCGCGTTGCCAGGACAAGTTCAGCCATGATCCGGATGGCTATCTCACCGGAAAACACCAGCAGTCGATGGATACCGAAAATGCGAAGCCGGGCACCACATATATTTGCCCGATGTGTCCGGGGGTGGAATCTTCAAAACCGGCTGCTTGTCCGAAATGCGGCATGGCATTGGAGCCGGATATGGCCGTTGCACCGGCAACCAGGACGGAATATGTCTGTCCCATGCATCCTGAAGTGGTACAGGACCAGCCCGGCTCCTGTCCCAAATGTGGCATGGCGCTTGAACCGAGGGAAATTACACTTGAAGAAGAAGACAATCCCGAACTTAAAGACATGACGCGACGGTTCTGGATCGGTCTCGTGTTGGCGTTTCCGGTATTTATTTTGGCCATGTCCGAAATGATTCCCGGCCAACCCCTTCAGAATATCCTGCCACCTTCGGTCCTGTCCTGGGTACAGTGGGCATTAGCCACGCCCGTGGTCTTATGGTGTGGATGGCCGTTCTTTCAACGCGCATGGGCTTCGCTCGTGAATCGCAGTCTGAACATGTTTACACTGATTGCATTGGGAACCGGCACGGCCTATGTCTATAGCACCGTGGCGACGATTGCGCCTCAAATATTTCCTGCCTCATTCAGAGGAGAGGGTGGTGAGGTCGCCGTGTATTTTGAAGCCGCGGCCGTGATCACCGTCCTTGTGTTATTGGGCCAGGTCCTGGAATTACGGGCACGCAGCCAGACAGGCAGCGCCATTAAAGCCCTGCTTGGCCTTGCACCAAAAACCGCCAGGCGAATTCTCGAGAATGGCGAGGAGGAAGACGTCCCACTGGATTCCGTGCATCCGGGAGACAAGCTTCGGATCCGCCCGGGAGAAAAAATTCCGATCGACGGAGTTATTCTTGAGGGTCAAAGTGCTGTCGATGAATCCATGATTACCGGAGAATCCATACCGGTGGAAAAAAGAGCAGAAGCTCAGGTTACCGGGGGAACCGTCAATGGCACAGGGACATTGGTGATGCGAGTTGAACGAGTAGGCCGGGATACCGTCCTGGCGCAAATTGTTCGCATGGTGAGCGAGGCCCAACGCAGTCGGGCGCCCATTCAACGGATGGCCGACCTGGTAGCCGGCTATTTTGTGCCAATTGTTGTAGGGATAGCGGCGCTGACTTTCTTGATCTGGGCGTTTTTCGGTCCGGAACCGCGCATGGCTCATGCCCTGGTCAATGCCGTCGCCGTTCTCATTATTGCCTGTCCATGCGCATTGGGCCTCGCCACCCCCATGTCCATTATGGTGGGAACCGGACGAGGAGCCACAGCCGGCGTCCTAATGAAGAATGCTGAAGCCCTGGAGCAATTGGAGAAAGTGGATACCCTTGTCGTCGATAAAACGGGAACCCTCACAGAAGGCAAGCCCAAACTGATGTCAGTCGTTTCTCACACCGATATGCCGGAAGAGGACCTGCTCCGATTGGTCGCCAGCCTGGAACGCAACAGCGAACATCCTCTGGCCTCCGCCATTGTGAACGGGGCGAAAGACAAAGGGCTGGAGTTATGGAAGACTCAGGACTTTCAGTCGAAAACCGGCAAAGGCGTGACCGGTACTGTCCAGGACCGGAATATGGCACTCGGAACACGGAAGTTTTTGGAAGAAGAGTTTCACGTAAAGCCCGAGACCTTCGGGCCGTTGGCAGACAAGGCCGAGGACCTGCGCCGTGATGGCCAAACCGTCATGTTCGTGGCCATCGAGAACCAGATCGCCGGCCTCATCGGAGTCGCCGACCCGATTAAATCATCAACGTCGGAAGCCATTCGCCTGTTACATGAAGAAGGGATTCAGGTAGTCATGGTCTCCGGTGACCATCAACAGACCGCACAGGCGGTTGCGAAGAAGCTCGACATTGATGAGGTGAAAGCGGAAGTGTTGCCCGAGCAAAAGAGCCAAATCGTGAAGCAACTACAGGCAGAAGGGAAAACCGTGGCCATGGCCGGAGACGGCATCAATGACGCACCGGCTCTCGCCCAGGCTCATGTCGGCATCGCCATGGGAACCGGCACGGATGTGGCCATGGAAAGTGCGGGGATCACGTTGGTCAAGGGTGACCTGCGGGGTATAGCCCGAGCGCGCAAACTTAGTCAGGCGACCATGCGCAACATCCGGCAAAATCTCTTCTTTGCCTTTTTCTATAATGCCGTCGGAGTGCCGATTGCCGCGGGTATTCTCTATCCGGCATTCGGCATCCTCTTGAGTCCGATGATTGCCGCTGCGGCGATGACATTTAGCTCGGTTTCGGTCATTACCAATGCCCTCCGATTGCGAACCACGACATTATAA
- a CDS encoding potassium channel family protein: protein MFLTLFVTTLLVALSVMVHYEVVYRIFIFMPSRSKRPRLGVIWGILSALLAHIVEILIFAAGYYGLINAKEYGTFVGAVTPGFEDCVYYSFVTYTTLGFGDLIPTGPLRFLTGIESLTGLVLITWTASCIYLQMENLHRKHSKLE, encoded by the coding sequence ATGTTTCTGACCTTATTTGTCACCACGCTGCTCGTCGCCTTGTCCGTCATGGTTCATTATGAAGTCGTCTACCGGATTTTCATCTTCATGCCCTCTCGATCAAAACGACCAAGGTTGGGTGTCATTTGGGGGATCTTATCTGCGCTTCTCGCGCATATCGTAGAAATTTTAATTTTTGCGGCGGGGTACTATGGTTTAATAAACGCCAAAGAATATGGGACGTTCGTTGGGGCGGTAACTCCCGGATTTGAAGATTGTGTCTATTACTCTTTTGTCACCTATACGACTTTAGGGTTTGGCGATCTTATTCCAACCGGCCCGCTTCGCTTTCTCACTGGAATAGAATCACTGACGGGGTTGGTACTGATTACCTGGACGGCGTCCTGCATCTATCTCCAAATGGAAAATCTTCACCGGAAACATTCCAAGTTGGAGTGA
- a CDS encoding DEAD/DEAH box helicase produces MSVEPFGVLEHLKVLSPNHVYFLASKAFVLRGYEYYAQGRLESYSWDRTQSILSATVRGATQYLVRFIVHNGQLTFSCTCPVWTPESHCKHVICALLTTVNLLLPDTFRMPSSNSTQRALLLRQLMERAGSPLASKPSAPAPPPRFEITLCNHHGVSSIRITNHGNICQSFAGMPTELAVLLRATQDPAWSVQEGLRDFLKHHGQHHALFYENADGRFPLEWAPDALYTTKTELDILGSHVSIAACCLRYGEVQPNSYACLGFAADLNAKKLGPLEHEGGWAVYDLLYENSQREQVIEPADPLSRPLALPATSQHREGWLSSERPTGMARPTFSIPVEQFITLQLDIPLHEQDRILRSVLLKCAGQEVSLSDHHHSGKAPTYHYRLTFIPEAIPLDVSVLDLRTGILRAECWLGESQGRPSVPIFRIFPFLERAKTVSSGIKAKKRRTLLYDTFFQLIGHQKPTDVRKLVKACIAQDEFRPFKLKAEAEQILQRFSSPALEPSVRLVVHDGHWCVVMNDWAKEALLYAIPYTLWGPSLFEGMVEHDEMSLPLTNLYPLLPELHAKLQEVGIGLFYQDQPITTSQWDCSIDARRASSIDWFELRPELLCDGVRIEAKDIEKILERGGMMEADGIIRIVDQNTQAILRAFAFLSNKPSMDHREQKAVVRVPKLQILDWVALRKRGVTVILPPADEALINRLLHFEQIEAIPLPQVVDATVRPYQQEGYRWLGFLYQHRLGACLADDMGLGKTLQAICLFAGIKEGLITAPEPIQGPHLVVLPPSLLFNWENEISRFYPSLTIQSYTGKERTSSFAGADVVLTTYGLIRRDIAILEQIPFNVILFDEAQAVKNIVARTTGAARRLKGYFKCVMTGTPLENHVGEYYALMDLCVPGLLGDYEEIRGKMKAPSPALLETIMQRSRPFVLRRTKSQILKELPPKIETDLYLELTDRQKSLYQQTVTKIRSTIAAAYRSQTPAQARIIALTAILKLRQICLSPQLLSPAHTELSPKLECLLDRLKELLDEGHSALVFSQFTSFLDIVEQAFDAHEIPHVRLDGSTPTPTRKKLVQKFQEGANPSIFLLSLKAGGQGLNLTKASYVFHLDPWWNPAVENQASDRAHRIGQTQNVSIMRLLMRHTIEEKMMELKQKKLDLYHAVLEGATPHGGAASLSQKDFDFLLE; encoded by the coding sequence ATGTCCGTAGAACCCTTTGGTGTTTTGGAACACCTGAAAGTCCTCTCTCCGAACCATGTCTACTTCCTGGCTTCCAAGGCCTTTGTTCTTCGCGGATATGAGTATTACGCCCAAGGAAGGCTCGAGTCGTATAGCTGGGACCGGACGCAGTCTATCTTGTCGGCTACGGTGCGAGGGGCGACCCAATATCTGGTTCGGTTCATCGTGCACAACGGGCAGCTGACCTTTTCCTGCACCTGTCCGGTGTGGACGCCGGAGTCGCATTGTAAGCATGTCATTTGTGCTCTCCTGACGACGGTCAATCTCCTTCTTCCCGATACCTTTCGGATGCCCTCATCCAATTCCACCCAACGAGCCCTACTCCTGCGGCAACTCATGGAACGCGCCGGGAGTCCTTTGGCCTCAAAACCATCCGCTCCGGCCCCTCCTCCACGGTTTGAGATTACTCTCTGCAACCACCATGGCGTGTCATCCATTCGCATTACCAACCATGGGAACATTTGCCAATCTTTTGCCGGGATGCCAACCGAGTTAGCCGTGCTGCTTCGGGCCACGCAGGATCCCGCATGGTCCGTTCAGGAAGGGTTACGGGATTTCCTGAAGCACCACGGCCAACACCATGCCCTGTTTTACGAGAATGCGGACGGACGATTTCCTTTGGAATGGGCACCGGATGCGCTGTATACCACCAAGACCGAACTGGACATTCTCGGTTCGCACGTTTCGATTGCCGCCTGTTGTTTACGCTACGGAGAGGTGCAACCAAACTCGTACGCCTGTCTGGGGTTTGCGGCTGATTTGAATGCCAAAAAACTCGGGCCCCTCGAACATGAAGGTGGATGGGCCGTATACGATCTGCTGTATGAGAACAGTCAGCGGGAACAGGTCATTGAACCCGCGGACCCGCTGAGCCGACCGTTGGCCCTGCCCGCGACATCTCAACATCGCGAAGGCTGGCTTTCATCGGAACGTCCCACCGGCATGGCAAGACCAACCTTTTCCATTCCGGTCGAACAATTTATCACCTTACAACTGGATATTCCCCTTCATGAACAAGACCGAATCCTTCGGTCGGTGTTACTTAAGTGTGCCGGGCAGGAGGTGTCACTCTCTGATCACCACCATTCCGGAAAGGCACCCACCTACCACTATCGCCTTACGTTCATTCCTGAGGCCATTCCGTTAGATGTCTCGGTGTTGGATTTGAGGACAGGAATCCTCCGCGCGGAATGTTGGCTCGGGGAAAGCCAGGGGCGCCCCAGTGTACCTATTTTCAGGATATTTCCATTTCTTGAACGAGCCAAAACCGTCTCGAGCGGAATAAAGGCGAAGAAACGCCGTACGCTCCTCTATGACACCTTTTTCCAATTAATCGGTCATCAGAAGCCAACGGATGTCAGGAAACTGGTAAAGGCCTGCATTGCCCAGGATGAATTCCGTCCATTCAAACTGAAGGCGGAGGCCGAACAGATCCTGCAGCGATTTTCCTCGCCCGCACTAGAGCCCAGTGTACGGCTGGTAGTTCACGACGGACACTGGTGTGTGGTGATGAACGATTGGGCGAAAGAAGCCTTGCTCTATGCCATTCCGTACACGCTGTGGGGACCTTCGCTTTTTGAGGGAATGGTGGAGCATGATGAAATGAGTCTCCCGCTCACAAATCTCTATCCTCTGCTTCCCGAGCTTCATGCAAAATTGCAGGAAGTCGGCATCGGGCTATTCTATCAAGACCAACCCATCACCACGTCGCAGTGGGATTGCTCGATCGATGCGCGACGGGCATCAAGCATTGATTGGTTTGAACTTCGACCGGAACTGTTGTGTGACGGGGTGCGGATCGAAGCGAAAGATATCGAAAAAATTCTTGAACGTGGTGGCATGATGGAGGCGGACGGCATCATTCGGATTGTGGACCAGAACACACAGGCTATTTTGCGCGCGTTTGCCTTTCTTTCCAATAAGCCCAGTATGGACCACCGGGAACAAAAGGCTGTCGTTCGTGTCCCGAAACTGCAAATCCTGGATTGGGTGGCCTTAAGAAAAAGGGGGGTGACCGTCATTCTCCCTCCGGCGGATGAAGCCTTGATCAACCGGTTGTTGCATTTTGAGCAGATTGAAGCTATTCCGCTTCCTCAAGTCGTGGATGCGACGGTTCGTCCGTATCAACAAGAGGGGTATCGATGGCTGGGGTTTCTCTATCAACATCGCCTGGGTGCGTGCCTGGCGGATGACATGGGATTAGGGAAGACGTTGCAGGCCATTTGTTTATTCGCGGGGATTAAGGAAGGCCTCATCACCGCACCGGAACCGATTCAAGGTCCACACCTCGTCGTGCTTCCTCCCAGTCTCTTATTTAATTGGGAAAATGAAATTTCCAGATTTTATCCCTCACTGACGATACAGTCGTATACCGGGAAGGAACGCACCTCCTCATTTGCGGGAGCCGATGTGGTCCTCACGACCTACGGCCTGATCCGACGGGATATTGCGATCCTCGAACAGATCCCATTCAATGTCATTCTGTTCGATGAAGCCCAGGCGGTCAAAAACATTGTGGCCAGAACCACCGGTGCCGCAAGACGTCTCAAGGGATATTTTAAATGCGTGATGACCGGAACACCTTTGGAAAATCATGTGGGAGAATATTATGCCCTGATGGATTTGTGCGTGCCGGGTCTTCTGGGAGACTATGAAGAGATCAGGGGGAAAATGAAAGCGCCTTCACCGGCGTTGTTAGAGACCATCATGCAGCGGAGTAGACCGTTTGTGTTGCGCCGGACCAAAAGTCAAATCCTCAAAGAACTGCCACCAAAAATTGAGACAGATCTGTATCTGGAATTGACAGATCGCCAAAAAAGTTTATATCAACAGACGGTCACCAAAATTCGTTCGACCATTGCTGCGGCCTATCGAAGCCAAACACCCGCGCAGGCCCGGATCATCGCGCTGACGGCGATTCTCAAGCTCCGACAGATCTGCCTGTCACCGCAATTGCTCAGCCCCGCGCATACCGAACTTTCCCCGAAGCTTGAATGCCTCCTTGATCGGCTCAAGGAACTTCTTGATGAAGGGCATAGTGCGCTCGTCTTCTCCCAATTTACGTCGTTTCTGGATATCGTCGAACAGGCCTTCGATGCGCATGAGATTCCACATGTCCGATTGGATGGCTCCACACCGACGCCCACCCGGAAAAAACTGGTTCAGAAATTCCAGGAGGGAGCGAACCCGTCTATCTTTTTATTGAGTCTCAAAGCCGGTGGGCAGGGGCTGAATCTCACCAAAGCGTCCTATGTATTTCACCTTGACCCCTGGTGGAATCCCGCTGTAGAAAACCAAGCGTCTGACCGCGCGCATCGCATCGGACAAACGCAGAACGTGTCTATCATGCGGTTACTCATGCGACATACTATAGAAGAGAAAATGATGGAATTGAAGCAGAAGAAATTAGATCTCTATCACGCGGTCCTGGAAGGGGCGACCCCTCATGGCGGCGCAGCGTCTCTCTCACAAAAAGATTTTGATTTTCTTTTGGAATGA
- a CDS encoding cupredoxin domain-containing protein, with translation MMNRFGMHVMLVGLVNGVCLLCLPLSAFPTVGWETGDMVLDFGLNLESGDRTVLVDKVEVGEPFFVELTWKLNPQNCRLDVQNSEGDGPPSTTLVVDDGLFNGGVSHAVFLQVDEVVVTAQEGHRCEILPSHNEFLVIARAPRAPVASESGWANAPIGAVVVLFRATTFYLPHDVTIMPGHKVMWIYADGAQEPHSVTSGGCQVNDCSGGGKQFNSGLNLNKPGQRFEHVFKHPGTFPYHCDLHLGSMQGTVIVKDALPIP, from the coding sequence ATGATGAACAGATTCGGGATGCATGTCATGCTTGTGGGGTTGGTGAATGGAGTGTGCCTATTGTGTCTTCCGCTGTCTGCCTTTCCCACGGTCGGCTGGGAAACGGGGGATATGGTGCTGGATTTCGGACTGAATCTGGAATCCGGAGACCGGACGGTCTTGGTAGATAAAGTTGAAGTCGGAGAACCCTTTTTTGTTGAACTGACCTGGAAACTTAATCCGCAAAATTGTCGTTTGGATGTACAAAATTCTGAGGGGGATGGTCCACCTTCCACCACCCTCGTCGTGGATGACGGCCTATTCAACGGAGGTGTTTCACATGCAGTCTTTCTACAGGTAGATGAAGTGGTGGTCACCGCTCAGGAAGGCCATCGGTGTGAAATTCTCCCGTCCCACAATGAGTTTTTGGTTATAGCCCGGGCTCCCCGGGCTCCTGTCGCTTCCGAAAGCGGTTGGGCCAACGCTCCGATTGGCGCAGTGGTGGTGCTGTTCCGGGCCACGACATTTTATTTGCCTCACGATGTGACGATTATGCCGGGCCACAAGGTCATGTGGATTTATGCCGATGGAGCGCAAGAACCCCACAGTGTCACAAGTGGTGGCTGTCAGGTAAACGACTGCTCTGGTGGTGGGAAGCAGTTCAACAGTGGATTAAACCTTAATAAACCCGGTCAGCGGTTTGAGCATGTGTTTAAGCATCCCGGTACATTTCCCTACCATTGCGACCTTCATTTAGGATCTATGCAGGGCACCGTGATTGTTAAAGACGCTCTCCCGATCCCTTAG